A region of Reichenbachiella carrageenanivorans DNA encodes the following proteins:
- a CDS encoding sugar-binding protein: MKKLSIGLIVMVVHAITIKAQNIGSNMDALANKAYMVRCAGDSVKLARAEILDDFNFPWREETPPPTRFRAVYDEIYFYFQYDVVDPKICLSRTLGDERDVIKSDRVEIFFIANNDMYPYYCLELDAGGLLLDYEVSFPNYIRTNGNGLEKG, from the coding sequence TTGAAAAAATTATCTATTGGGCTGATAGTGATGGTAGTACATGCCATCACTATCAAAGCTCAAAATATCGGATCCAACATGGATGCATTGGCGAATAAGGCTTATATGGTTAGGTGTGCTGGCGATTCGGTGAAGCTAGCTCGCGCGGAAATATTGGACGACTTTAATTTTCCATGGAGAGAAGAAACTCCTCCTCCTACGAGGTTTAGAGCGGTATATGATGAGATTTATTTTTATTTTCAATATGACGTAGTTGACCCCAAAATATGTCTTTCTCGTACCTTGGGGGATGAAAGAGACGTTATCAAATCGGATCGTGTAGAAATCTTTTTCATTGCCAACAATGACATGTATCCTTATTATTGCCTCGAGTTGGATGCTGGTGGTTTGTTGCTCGATTATGAGGTGTCCTTCCCAAACTATATAAGAACGAATGGCAATGGCCTAGAGAAGGGCTGA